GTGAGCTTCTCGCGCCAGTATTCCTCCGGCTTGCTCTTCAAATCCTCAGCCATGTCTTGCCTCCTTTGACCTTAGTATACAAGTTCAACTTAAGTTGAACTTAATCCATCATCCTGATACAATCCACTCATGACACCCTCGCGCACCACCAACACCAAACAAATCCGCCGCGATCTGGTGGGCTTCCTCCGCAGCCTCAGCGACGGCCAGCCCGTCACGGTGCTGTACCGTTCCAAACCCCTCATCACCATCGCTGCCGGACCATCCGAACCAATCTACCAAGCCCCGGATGCCGGCACTCCCGCCGCCCTCAAGCGCTCGCTGGCCCTCGTCCGCAGCCTCAGCCCGCGCCCTACCCGGCTCGATCCCGTCAAAAGCTTCAAGGACCTCTACGACGAGACCCAATCGCTGTGATCTTACTCGACGCCAATATTTTGCTCGAAATTCTCATCGCCGGCCGACCCCGATCCGACACCGTTATGCAGTGGTTCGAGCACAACGAATCCCCCTGCACGATCAGCCTACTCACCGTTCACCTCGTACTCCATTTTGGCATCAAGGATGGACTCTCGATCAAAACCCTCCAAACCTTTCTGGCCGACTACGCCAAAGAAGCCCTCTTGCCCGAAGATTATGCTATGGCGCTTCGCCTGCTCAAAGGCCCAGATCACGAAGACGCCCTCCAGCTAGCAGTCGCTGAACGCACCGACTGCACCGCCATCGTGACGCTCGACAAATCCTTCGCCAAAACGTATCAGCATCTCATACCATTCACCGTGCTCTAATACTCGTACACGTACAGCCGCGCTGCATGCCGCTTGCTCGCCGGCAGCTCCACCACCTCGTCGGGCTCCCGCCCCGGCAGCGGGAATTGCACCGACACCACGCGAG
This portion of the Candidatus Saccharimonadia bacterium genome encodes:
- a CDS encoding type II toxin-antitoxin system VapC family toxin, which translates into the protein MILLDANILLEILIAGRPRSDTVMQWFEHNESPCTISLLTVHLVLHFGIKDGLSIKTLQTFLADYAKEALLPEDYAMALRLLKGPDHEDALQLAVAERTDCTAIVTLDKSFAKTYQHLIPFTVL